A segment of the uncultured Desulfobulbus sp. genome:
GGACAGGGCCAAGCCGGCCAGACCGGCGGCCAAACTTTGCCGGCGGGTGGCGACGACGCGGCTGCGGTAGAGAAAGAACATCTTGAAGCTCTTAAAGAAAAAGAGCACGATCGGCAGAAAGGCGAAGATGATGTGCGGCGGCGAGAGGTAATCGGGGAAGATGATCATACCGCAGGACCAGAGCAGGGCCATGATATTGAAGATCATGTTGATGCCGTCGGCAAACCAGGGGAGCCAGCCTGCGAGAAAGTGGTAGCGTTGACCGCCGGTGAGGCCGGTTTTTTCCAGGCCGAACATGGCCATCATATGATGGCGGAGGATCAGGACCGAACCATAGGCCCACCGGAATCGCTGTTTCTTGAAGTCGACAAAGGTATCCGGCATCAACCCCTTGCCAAAGCTGTAGGGTACGTAACAGGCGGCATAGCCCTTTTCAAAGATGCGCAGGCCCAGCTCGGCATCCTCGGTGATGCACCATTCGGCCCATCCACCGACCTCATCCAGCACCGAGCGGCGGACCATAGTCATGGTGCCGTGTTGGATGATGGCATTGCGTTCGTTGCGGGTGACCATGCCGATTTGGAAAAATCCGCGGTACTCGGCCAGGCACATGGCCTTGAAGGTGTTTTCGTCGCCGTCGCGGTAGTCCTGCGGTCCCTGGACAATCGCCATGTTGGGGTCGGTAAATTGCGGGGTCAGGGCGCGCAGCCAGTTCGGTTCCACGATGTAGTCGCTGTCAATCACCGCCACCACCTCGGCCTGCGGATCGGTCTCCCTGAGCGCATAGTTCAGCGCACCGGCTTTGAAGCCGGAAAGGGGATCGACATGGAAGAAGCGAAAGCGCGGCCCCATGGTTTGACAGTGGGCCTCGACCGGTTTCCACACGTCGGCATCCTTGGTGTTGTTATCGATGATCAACACCTCGAATCGGGGATAATCGAGCTCGGCAAGGGCATTGATGGTCTGGATCATCATGTCCGGCGGCTCGTTGTAGGCCGGAACATGGATCGAGACCATCGGCAGTTCGTCGTCGTCGGTCACCTCAACCGGCTGGGGGAGGCGGTGGAATTTTTTGGTCCAGACCGACTCGGCCCATTCGTGGGCTTCGGCGAGGATGACGAGAATGGCACCGGTCGCCGCCAGGAGCAGGACAATGCCGACCAGCAGAGACGATACGGTCATGTACTGGCGCTGAAAGTCGTAGACCACCCATACGGCAAAGGTGGTGATGGCGTAGGCGATAAAGGCGAGAAATCCGCGTCCTGTATGGAGAAGGCCCTTGCTGTCGCGAAAGAGCAGGGCGAGAATCAGGACCGCTAGTCCAATACTGATGGCCGCCAGTTCCCGCCACTGGGGGATGGGGATGACCGGAGCGGTGAACTCGAATTTGGGTTCGCGGTTGTCGTTGTACACCCCCCATAGGCTTCCCGCCTCGCCCTCGAGATTCTTTTTCCAGACCTGGTCAAAGGCCTCCATGATGTAATAGGTGTAGTTGTTCTTTTCCGCTACATCGAGGAAACGGCGGAGGAATTTGGCCTGGTTGGTCGGGCTTGCCACCGCGCCCTGGCGGATGCGGCCGCCGCTGGGCCAGCCGACCTCGCCGATAATAATTTCCTTGTCCGGATATTTTTCCTTCAGCTCGTTGTAGCGCATGATGCAGTAGTCAACGGCCTGGTCGTTGGGCACCCCCTCCCAGTAGGGCAGAAGATGGACCGCGATGAAGTCCACCTTTTCCACCAGTTTCGGATTCTTCAGCCAGACATGCCAGGGCTCGGCAATGCTCACCGGTGCCCAGACCGCTTTCTTGACTGTATCGATGTGCTTGAACATCTGTTCCAGGGTGAGGTCGGTACGAAGCAGTACCTCATTGCCGACAATGACTCGGACGATGTTCCGGTAGTTCTCCTGGTAGATTTTGATGAGATTGGCGATTTCCTTTTCGTTTTTCTCTTCATCCGGGGTTAACCAGGCGCCCAGGGTGACGTTGAGGCCCCTGGCCGCGGCCAGTCGTGGGATTTCCGCCAGGGTGCCCTGGACCGTGTAGGAGCGGACCGCATGCACGTCTCCGGAGAGCAGGGCCAGATCCCGGTCGATCTCTTCCACAGAGGGATAGATATCTTTCATCGGCGACTGCCCTTCGTGAAAAGGCGAAAAGGAAAATCCCTGGATTTTAGAGGGCCAGGAGGGCTCAATATTGGGTTGATTGACGATTTTCCAGAGGAGGAGCGCCAAGCAACCCATAATGATGGTGATAATGATGCCGGAACGATTCATAGGGGCGTGAGGAAAAAAGTAAGAGTGTTGGGATATGATTATCCATCGCACATCTCTTGTAAGAGAAGCGTCAGAAAAATAGACCTCTACAAAGAGCACCAGTATAACACAAGAAAAAAGCAAAAAGTGCAAATGAATCTGCAGGGAACTGTAAAATGAGTGTCAATCTGGAGCAGGCATGCGAGCAATATATGTTCGATTCGTCGCAGGATGTGCCTGTTGCCCTCCCGGAGGAGTGCGCCTTCTGGGTGGTGAAGAGAATTACCTCTTTTCGGATGCTGGTGAAAGAAGGGGGCGCAGCAGGCCCCAGGAGTGAATATCGCGTTGCAGCAGGTGCACCGTATAGCTGTGGAGCGCGTGGAAGGCTTCAGCTATTCCCTGGGGAGCAAGCTGGAGACGTGCGAGGCGGTCAAGCGGGGTTGCCTGTGCGGCGGCAAGGGTGCGCAGGGTCTGCACCGACAGGGAGGGGAGCGGGGATGCTTGCGGCTGGCACCTGTTGCAAAGAAGCGCGCCGTTACCGGGGACGAGGGTGTAGGAATGGGGGACGCTCACCAACCGGTGGCAACGGCAGCAGGATTGCAGATCCGGACGGTACCCTAGGGTGTCGAGCAGATGAATCAGCGCAAAGGTGGCAATCTGCAGGGGAGCCGGGCTCAGGCTGAGGGATTCCAGGGTCCAGGCAATGAGCGCGAACAGTTCGGGATCGGGGTCCTGCTCACGGGTAAAACGGAGGATCAGTTCGGTGTAATGGCTGGCGACGATATAGCGCTGATGGCTGTGGCGCAGGGGGAGGTTGGCCGCCAGGAGTTCGGCCTCCTCAAGAAAATACAGACCGGAGGAGGTTCGTGGAGGCAGGTAGAAGAGGCTTAACAGGCTATAGGGCTCGAGCTTGTTGACAAAGCGTTGCTTGCTCTTCAGCGCCCCCTTGGCGATGGCGGTGAAACGGCCGAGGTCATTGCTGTAGAGCGTAACCAGTTTGTCCGCCTCCCCATAGCCGGCAATATGGAGCACGTATCCACGGGTCGTTTGTGCACGGTCACGGGCCATGGACGGCAGTGGGGAATTGCAGGGAGGCTTTGCCTTCGCGGAATGGAGGGAAGGGAAGAAGGCTGCCATTGAACTGAAGTTCCGCGCAATTTTCTCCCATAAAATCAAGATGCATCGAATGTTGGGCCTCCCACTGAATGGTCGATCCCTTGAGATAGGTCTGCTCCATGGGCGGCTGGTTGTCCAGCCGCACCTGCACCCGACAGTCGGCATGGAAAACTGCCTGCAAGAGAAGAACGTTTTGGGTGCGCAGGCTACTTGTGGCCGGGTCGGCTGGATGAAAGTTGTCTGCTACCGATTGCGTCAGGGTGAGGAGTTTGTCGGTGAGGTAGGCAAACGGATTCCATGAATAATACACGCAAAATCCGGAGAAGGAGGTCACGATGCAAACAAGCAGAACAGCTGCGGCGGCCGCCGAGGAGACCCTGGGCTGTTCAGCCAATTTTTTCGGCTCCAGGTTGTGAACCGCCTGATGTGCGGGCAGGGACTCGGGCCGCCTGCCTGCCGTTTTTGCGTACTCGGCCAAAAACTGGGTTGCAACGGTATCGGTATCCATCTCGAGATAGGCGGCATAATTAGCCACCAGGCCTTTGGTAAAGGCAGCGGCAGGAAGCCGGTCAAGGGCTCCCTCCTCAATGGCCCGCAGGTTGGCAAGCGAGATACGGGTGTGCGCCGCAGCCTCCTCCAGGGTGTGGTTTTGCTGGAGGCGAGCCAGGCGGAGTTGTTCACCCGCCGATGGCGGGGGTGACGAATCGGAGCGGTTCATGCTGGCGCCAGGAGGTCCGGGGGAAGACTGCCGCAAGCCGGGGCAAGTCTTGGAATGGGTTACAGGATTTTGATATAGGCCTTTTCGCGGATAGACTGCATCCACTCTTTGAAGCGCTTTTCCAGAGCCTCTTTGGAAAGCTTTTCACGGATCTGCTCCTTGACTTCCTCGTAGGGGGCCTTGGCCTCCATCTTGCCTTTTTCGGTGGAGACGACCCTGAAAAACATATACCCGTTGCCGGTGGACACGATGGGGCTCAGGTCGCCGGGTTTGAGGTGCTCGACAGCCTCACGAATGTAGGAGGCGAGTTCATCGAGTTGGAACAGGCCGAGATCACCGCCATCCTTGCCGTTGGCCAGGTCGGAATATTTGCGGGCCAAGGCCTGGAAGTTATCGCCGTTTTGGGCGGCCTCGTAGGCTTTCTGTATTTTTCCCCGCGCATCGTCCTGGGTCGGCACCGAGCCATCTGCCAGTGTGCTGCCATAGGTGCAGCCGATTTGCTGCAGATAGTATCCGCCGCCTTT
Coding sequences within it:
- a CDS encoding glycosyltransferase produces the protein MKDIYPSVEEIDRDLALLSGDVHAVRSYTVQGTLAEIPRLAAARGLNVTLGAWLTPDEEKNEKEIANLIKIYQENYRNIVRVIVGNEVLLRTDLTLEQMFKHIDTVKKAVWAPVSIAEPWHVWLKNPKLVEKVDFIAVHLLPYWEGVPNDQAVDYCIMRYNELKEKYPDKEIIIGEVGWPSGGRIRQGAVASPTNQAKFLRRFLDVAEKNNYTYYIMEAFDQVWKKNLEGEAGSLWGVYNDNREPKFEFTAPVIPIPQWRELAAISIGLAVLILALLFRDSKGLLHTGRGFLAFIAYAITTFAVWVVYDFQRQYMTVSSLLVGIVLLLAATGAILVILAEAHEWAESVWTKKFHRLPQPVEVTDDDELPMVSIHVPAYNEPPDMMIQTINALAELDYPRFEVLIIDNNTKDADVWKPVEAHCQTMGPRFRFFHVDPLSGFKAGALNYALRETDPQAEVVAVIDSDYIVEPNWLRALTPQFTDPNMAIVQGPQDYRDGDENTFKAMCLAEYRGFFQIGMVTRNERNAIIQHGTMTMVRRSVLDEVGGWAEWCITEDAELGLRIFEKGYAACYVPYSFGKGLMPDTFVDFKKQRFRWAYGSVLILRHHMMAMFGLEKTGLTGGQRYHFLAGWLPWFADGINMIFNIMALLWSCGMIIFPDYLSPPHIIFAFLPIVLFFFKSFKMFFLYRSRVVATRRQSLAAGLAGLALSHTIARAMLTGFITRKIGFFRTPKKVQANAFFKALGDAREELLFAIALVLSIIGVLLREDGDMLDIHVWATVLAIQAIPYSAAVLVSLISGLPKLPAKLVGTMAPLKGLGTDQ
- the recO gene encoding DNA repair protein RecO gives rise to the protein MARDRAQTTRGYVLHIAGYGEADKLVTLYSNDLGRFTAIAKGALKSKQRFVNKLEPYSLLSLFYLPPRTSSGLYFLEEAELLAANLPLRHSHQRYIVASHYTELILRFTREQDPDPELFALIAWTLESLSLSPAPLQIATFALIHLLDTLGYRPDLQSCCRCHRLVSVPHSYTLVPGNGALLCNRCQPQASPLPSLSVQTLRTLAAAQATPLDRLARLQLAPQGIAEAFHALHSYTVHLLQRDIHSWGLLRPLLSPASEKR
- a CDS encoding helix-turn-helix domain-containing protein; the encoded protein is MNRSDSSPPPSAGEQLRLARLQQNHTLEEAAAHTRISLANLRAIEEGALDRLPAAAFTKGLVANYAAYLEMDTDTVATQFLAEYAKTAGRRPESLPAHQAVHNLEPKKLAEQPRVSSAAAAAVLLVCIVTSFSGFCVYYSWNPFAYLTDKLLTLTQSVADNFHPADPATSSLRTQNVLLLQAVFHADCRVQVRLDNQPPMEQTYLKGSTIQWEAQHSMHLDFMGENCAELQFNGSLLPFPPFREGKASLQFPTAVHGP